Proteins encoded by one window of Sorex araneus isolate mSorAra2 chromosome 3, mSorAra2.pri, whole genome shotgun sequence:
- the ITPKA gene encoding inositol-trisphosphate 3-kinase A, which yields MTLPGGPTGMARPVGAGHCSPGLERAPRRSVGELRLLFEARCAAVAAAAAAGEPRARGAKRRGGQVPNGLPRAPPAPVIPQLTVTAEEPDVPPASPGPPEPEKGWLPTAGSSHLQQPRRLSTSSVSSTGSSLPEDSEDDLLSDSESRSRGNVQLEASEDVGQKSHWQKIRTMVNLPVMSPFKKRYSWVQLAGHTGSFKAAGTSGLILKRSSEPERSCLARLMADALRGCVPAFHGEVERDGESYLQLQDLLHGFDGPCVLDCKMGVRTYLEEELTKARERPKLRKDMYKKMLAVDPAAPTEEEHAQRAVTKPRYMQWREGISSSTTLGFRIEGIKKADGSCSTDFKTTRSREQVLHVFQEFVEGDAEVLRRYLNRLLQIRDTLEVSEFFRRHEVIGSSLLFVHDHCHRAGVWLIDFGKTTPLPDGQTLDHRRPWEEGNREDGYLLGLDNLIGILASLAER from the exons ATGACCCTGCCCGGGGGTCCGACGGGCATGGCGAGGCCGGTGGGCGCGGGGCACTGCAGCCCCGGGCTGGAGCGGGCCCCGCGCCGGAGCGTCGGGGAGCTGCGCCTGCTCTTCGAGGCGCGCTGCGCGGCGGTCGCTGCGGCCGCCGCCGCGGGGGAGCCCCGGGCCCGCGGGGCCAAGCGGCGTGGGGGGCAAGTCCCCAACGGGCTTCCGCGGGCTCCCCCGGCCCCGGTGATCCCGCAGCTGACCGTGACAGCCGAGGAGCCGGATGTCCCCCCGGCCAGCCCCGGGCCGCCCGAGCCCGAAAAGGGCTGGCTCCCCACTGCCGGCTCGTCGCACCTGCAGCAGCCGCGCCGCCTCTCCACCTCGTCCGTCTCCTCCACGGGCTCGTCGCTGCCCGAGGACTCGGAGGACGATCTGCTGAGCGACAGCGAGAGCCGGAGCCGCGGCAACGTGCAGCTGGAAGCCAGCGAGGACGTGGGTCAG AAAAGCCACTGGCAGAAGATCCGGACCATGGTAAACCTGCCCGTCATGAGCCCCTTCAAGAAGCGCTACTCCTGGGTGCAGCTGGCGGGCCACACGG GGAGCTTCAAGGCGGCGGGCACCAGCGGGCTGATCCTCAAGCGCAGCTCGGAGCCCGAGCGCTCGTGCCTGGCGCGGCTCATGGCCGACGCGCTGCGCGGCTGCGTGCCCGCCTTTCACGGCGAGGTGGAGCGCGACGGCGAGAGCTACCTGCAGCTGCAGGACCTGCTGCACGGCTTCGACGGGCCCTGCGTCCTCGACTGCAAGATGGGCGTCAG GACTTATCTGGAAGAGGAGCTGACCAAAGCTCGCGAGCGGCCCAAGCTGCGCAAGGACATGTACAAGAAGATGCTGGCGGTGGACCCCGCGGCGCCCACCGAAGAGGAGCACGCGCAGCGCGCCGTCACCAAGCCGCGCTACATGCAGTGGCGCGAAGGCATCAGCTCCAGCACCACGCTCGGGTTCCGCATCGAGGGCATCAAG AAAGCCGACGGCTCCTGCAGCACCGACTTCAAGACCACGCGCAGCCGGGAACAGGTGCTTCACGTCTTCCAGGAGTTTGTGGAAGGGGATGCAGAAGTGTTG CGGAGATATCTGAACCGCCTGCTGCAGATCCGGGACACCCTGGAGGTCTCTGAGTTCTTTCGGCGGCACGAG GTGATCGGCAGCTCGCTCCTCTTTGTGCACGACCACTGCCATCGCGCTGGCGTGTGGCTCATCGACTTCGGGAAGACCACGCCCCTCCCCGATGGCCAGACCCTGGACCACCGGCGGCCCTGGGAAGAGGGCAACCGCGAGGACGGCTATTTGCTGGGGCTGGACAATCTCATTGGCATCCTGGCCAGCCTGGCTGAGAGATGA